In Bifidobacterium actinocoloniiforme DSM 22766, a genomic segment contains:
- a CDS encoding restriction endonuclease — MTGLPTWEQFIHPVLAVLSTGETLPVHELRHKVTTLCALSDSQKTAKLSSGQPVAENRITWAVSYLNRVDAIERPSRGQYRITEIGHTLLKQYPVAITEKDLRALAKPDDNWWVRKGATEIIEDTAVPKANRLSDCTALDPIEMIEEGVERINSDVAAELLSMIQSREPAFFEYVVMDLLIAMGYGGTHGKGTVTRLTNDGGIDGIIDQDALGLSKIYIQAKRYGSTNSVHRPEVQSFVGALSGKADGGLFITTSSFSSGAVQYAQEVPSRIILIDGKRLTQLMIAYGIGVETKETVKVVRIDEDYFA; from the coding sequence ATGACAGGATTACCGACTTGGGAACAGTTCATCCACCCGGTCCTGGCTGTTTTATCTACTGGAGAGACTCTTCCAGTCCATGAACTGCGCCATAAAGTAACAACGCTCTGCGCATTAAGTGATTCACAAAAAACGGCAAAGCTCTCTTCTGGTCAGCCAGTTGCCGAAAATCGCATAACCTGGGCCGTATCGTATCTCAATCGTGTCGATGCAATTGAGAGGCCATCTCGTGGGCAATACAGAATTACTGAAATCGGCCACACCTTACTTAAGCAGTATCCAGTAGCCATCACCGAAAAAGACTTGAGGGCCTTAGCGAAGCCTGACGATAATTGGTGGGTACGAAAAGGCGCTACCGAAATCATTGAAGATACCGCAGTTCCGAAAGCGAACCGTCTGAGTGACTGTACAGCATTAGACCCAATCGAGATGATCGAGGAAGGTGTCGAGCGCATCAATAGCGATGTGGCTGCCGAGCTGCTTTCGATGATTCAATCACGAGAACCGGCCTTCTTCGAATATGTCGTTATGGACCTTCTCATTGCCATGGGATATGGTGGCACGCACGGAAAAGGGACAGTTACTCGGCTGACCAACGATGGTGGCATTGACGGAATCATCGATCAGGATGCCCTTGGGTTGAGTAAAATCTACATCCAGGCCAAACGATACGGAAGCACTAATTCCGTGCACCGTCCGGAAGTGCAAAGTTTTGTCGGGGCATTGAGCGGTAAGGCTGACGGAGGCCTGTTCATCACCACCAGCAGCTTTAGCTCAGGGGCGGTCCAATATGCCCAGGAAGTTCCAAGCCGGATCATTCTGATCGACGGCAAACGGCTCACTCAACTCATGATTGCTTACGGCATTGGAGTGGAAACAAAGGAGACGGTAAAGGTTGTACGAATCGATGAGGACTATTTCGCATGA
- a CDS encoding restriction endonuclease subunit S has protein sequence MSRINDLIQELCPDGVEFKPLASLGRRNHGTQITAGRMRQLANQPGPLRIFAGGETIADVREDCVPQKDIINEPSIIVKSRGHIGFSYYDKPFTHKSELWSYSLQDSCVDQKFVYYFLLTKVNRLQQLAESTSVKIPQLSVKDTDDLPIPVPPLEVQKEIVRILDSFTSLEAELEMRHKQYEYYRDQLLTFKELGA, from the coding sequence ATGAGCAGAATCAATGACCTTATTCAAGAACTCTGCCCAGACGGAGTTGAATTCAAACCACTTGCCTCGTTGGGCCGGAGAAACCACGGAACCCAAATTACTGCAGGTAGGATGCGCCAACTTGCGAATCAGCCAGGCCCCTTACGAATATTCGCCGGAGGCGAGACGATCGCGGATGTCCGAGAAGATTGCGTTCCCCAAAAAGATATTATCAATGAACCAAGCATCATCGTTAAATCACGTGGTCACATCGGTTTTAGCTATTATGACAAGCCATTTACCCATAAATCGGAACTTTGGTCCTATAGTCTGCAAGATTCATGCGTGGACCAAAAATTTGTTTACTACTTTCTACTCACCAAGGTTAACCGATTACAGCAGCTGGCCGAATCAACTTCTGTCAAAATTCCACAACTGAGCGTAAAAGACACCGACGATTTGCCCATACCAGTTCCACCTCTGGAAGTGCAGAAGGAGATTGTACGGATTCTTGACTCATTCACCTCGCTGGAAGCAGAGCTGGAAATGAGGCACAAGCAATACGAATATTACCGGGATCAGCTGTTGACTTTTAAGGAGTTGGGGGCATGA